One genomic window of Branchiostoma lanceolatum isolate klBraLanc5 chromosome 5, klBraLanc5.hap2, whole genome shotgun sequence includes the following:
- the LOC136435153 gene encoding probetacellulin-like isoform X3, translating to MVRDSMQYLVGLWIALCLCSQYAQSQTPNVTLPQTSNTTQFEATPPTLTVHPTSTPQRITNGTGEEVTSTTASTGHFETCPPEFEGYCYEGTCKYIGEHPDPKQRISCSCPPWKRGPRCQHSDPDFSRKDSVERALLNSYVVIGTLVGLLVLVAIPAAAFFCRRSRPDRESNMDARNMREAGSSATLMEP from the exons ATGGTACGAGATAGCATGCAGTACTTGGTGGGACTGTGGATCGCTCTGTGTTTGTGTAGTCAGTACGCACAGTCACAGACGCCAAACGTAACATTGCCGCAAACGTCGAACACGACCCAGTTTGAAG CAACACCACCGACGTTAACGGTCCATCCTACATCAACGCCCCAAAGGATTACAAACGGTACAG GTGAGGAAGTCACGTCGACAACTGCGTCCACCGGGCATTTCGAGACATGTCCCCCGGAGTTTGAGGGTTACTGTTACGAGGGAACGTGCAAGTATATTGGAGAACATCCGGACCCAAAACAGAGGATAAGCTGCAG TTGCCCCCCGTGGAAACGAGGCCCCCGCTGCCAGCACAGTGACCCTGACTTCTCCAGGAAAGACTCCGTGGAACGGGCCTTACTGAACAGTTATGTTGTCATCGGCACCCTGGTGGGACTGTTGGTCCTGGTGGCGATACCTGCCGCGGCGTTCTTCTGCAG GCGCTCACGTCCCGACCGAGAATCCAACATGGATGCCAGGAACATGAGAGAAGCGGGGTCAAGTGCAACTCTTATGGAGCCATAG
- the LOC136435153 gene encoding probetacellulin-like isoform X4 produces MVRDSMQYLVGLWIALCLCSQYAQSQTPNVTLPQTSNTTQFEATPPTLTVHPTSTPQRITNGEEVTSTTASTGHFETCPPEFEGYCYEGTCKYIGEHPDPKQRISCSCPPWKRGPRCQHSDPDFSRKDSVERALLNSYVVIGTLVGLLVLVAIPAAAFFCRRSRPDRESNMDARNMREAGSSATLMEP; encoded by the exons ATGGTACGAGATAGCATGCAGTACTTGGTGGGACTGTGGATCGCTCTGTGTTTGTGTAGTCAGTACGCACAGTCACAGACGCCAAACGTAACATTGCCGCAAACGTCGAACACGACCCAGTTTGAAG CAACACCACCGACGTTAACGGTCCATCCTACATCAACGCCCCAAAGGATTACAAACG GTGAGGAAGTCACGTCGACAACTGCGTCCACCGGGCATTTCGAGACATGTCCCCCGGAGTTTGAGGGTTACTGTTACGAGGGAACGTGCAAGTATATTGGAGAACATCCGGACCCAAAACAGAGGATAAGCTGCAG TTGCCCCCCGTGGAAACGAGGCCCCCGCTGCCAGCACAGTGACCCTGACTTCTCCAGGAAAGACTCCGTGGAACGGGCCTTACTGAACAGTTATGTTGTCATCGGCACCCTGGTGGGACTGTTGGTCCTGGTGGCGATACCTGCCGCGGCGTTCTTCTGCAG GCGCTCACGTCCCGACCGAGAATCCAACATGGATGCCAGGAACATGAGAGAAGCGGGGTCAAGTGCAACTCTTATGGAGCCATAG
- the LOC136435153 gene encoding probetacellulin-like isoform X1 produces MSTIDSLNLRRRRRSRTNMLITSHCYVMNLRGTLVQHNFYDNVFHYVIIDLRRKRRYKPRTTPPTLTVHPTSTPQRITNGTGEEVTSTTASTGHFETCPPEFEGYCYEGTCKYIGEHPDPKQRISCSCPPWKRGPRCQHSDPDFSRKDSVERALLNSYVVIGTLVGLLVLVAIPAAAFFCRRSRPDRESNMDARNMREAGSSATLMEP; encoded by the exons ATGTCTACAATCGATAGTCTTAATTTACGACGACGGAGACGGTCTAGAACAAACATGCTTATTACGTCACATTGTTACGTCATGAATCTTCGAGGCACCTTGGTTCAACATAATTTTTATGATAACGTTTTCCATTATGTCATCATTGATTTGAGGCGCAAACGTCGATACAAACCAAGGA CAACACCACCGACGTTAACGGTCCATCCTACATCAACGCCCCAAAGGATTACAAACGGTACAG GTGAGGAAGTCACGTCGACAACTGCGTCCACCGGGCATTTCGAGACATGTCCCCCGGAGTTTGAGGGTTACTGTTACGAGGGAACGTGCAAGTATATTGGAGAACATCCGGACCCAAAACAGAGGATAAGCTGCAG TTGCCCCCCGTGGAAACGAGGCCCCCGCTGCCAGCACAGTGACCCTGACTTCTCCAGGAAAGACTCCGTGGAACGGGCCTTACTGAACAGTTATGTTGTCATCGGCACCCTGGTGGGACTGTTGGTCCTGGTGGCGATACCTGCCGCGGCGTTCTTCTGCAG GCGCTCACGTCCCGACCGAGAATCCAACATGGATGCCAGGAACATGAGAGAAGCGGGGTCAAGTGCAACTCTTATGGAGCCATAG
- the LOC136435153 gene encoding probetacellulin-like isoform X2: protein MSTIDSLNLRRRRRSRTNMLITSHCYVMNLRGTLVQHNFYDNVFHYVIIDLRRKRRYKPRTTPPTLTVHPTSTPQRITNGEEVTSTTASTGHFETCPPEFEGYCYEGTCKYIGEHPDPKQRISCSCPPWKRGPRCQHSDPDFSRKDSVERALLNSYVVIGTLVGLLVLVAIPAAAFFCRRSRPDRESNMDARNMREAGSSATLMEP from the exons ATGTCTACAATCGATAGTCTTAATTTACGACGACGGAGACGGTCTAGAACAAACATGCTTATTACGTCACATTGTTACGTCATGAATCTTCGAGGCACCTTGGTTCAACATAATTTTTATGATAACGTTTTCCATTATGTCATCATTGATTTGAGGCGCAAACGTCGATACAAACCAAGGA CAACACCACCGACGTTAACGGTCCATCCTACATCAACGCCCCAAAGGATTACAAACG GTGAGGAAGTCACGTCGACAACTGCGTCCACCGGGCATTTCGAGACATGTCCCCCGGAGTTTGAGGGTTACTGTTACGAGGGAACGTGCAAGTATATTGGAGAACATCCGGACCCAAAACAGAGGATAAGCTGCAG TTGCCCCCCGTGGAAACGAGGCCCCCGCTGCCAGCACAGTGACCCTGACTTCTCCAGGAAAGACTCCGTGGAACGGGCCTTACTGAACAGTTATGTTGTCATCGGCACCCTGGTGGGACTGTTGGTCCTGGTGGCGATACCTGCCGCGGCGTTCTTCTGCAG GCGCTCACGTCCCGACCGAGAATCCAACATGGATGCCAGGAACATGAGAGAAGCGGGGTCAAGTGCAACTCTTATGGAGCCATAG